Proteins found in one Labeo rohita strain BAU-BD-2019 chromosome 11, IGBB_LRoh.1.0, whole genome shotgun sequence genomic segment:
- the LOC127173211 gene encoding ubiquitin-conjugating enzyme E2 J2 isoform X1 — protein sequence MSAGANRKASTAATRRLKQDYLRIRKDPVPYICAEPLPSNILEWHFVVRGPEKTPYEGGYYHGKLIFPQDFPFKPPSIYMITPNGRFTCNTRLCLSISDFHPDTWNPAWSVSTILTALLSFMVENIPTLGSIKTSDFTKRQLSAQSLAYNLQDRVFCELFPELVEEIRVKQLTQEHLSVQIHPHCFPDVKLRDEDFGVHNDHVARRPPARHQPKTNLSGGLTKLCVIAGLVVCVYTVKLVLHHIGQD from the exons ATGAGTGCGGGTGCTAATAGGAAGGCGAGTACAGCAGCAACACGTCGTCTGAAGCAGGACTACCTCAGGATTAGAAAAGACCCAGTGCCTTACATCTGTGCAGAACCTCTGCCCTCCAACATACTGGAATG GCATTTTGTTGTTCGTGGACCTGAGAAAACCCCTTATGAGG GTGGCTACTATCATGGTAAATTGATATTTCCTCAAGACTTTCCTTTTAAACCACCCAGTATTTATATGATAACCCCTAACGGGAGATTCACGTGTAACACACG GCTGTGTCTGTCCATCAGTGATTTCCATCCTGACACGTGGAATCCGGCCTGGTCCGTCTCTACAATACTCACCGCACTGCTGAGCTTCATGGTGGAAAACATTCCCACACTGGGAAGCATAAAGACGTCTGACTTCACC AAACGACAGCTGTCTGCACAGAGTTTGGCCTACAACCTGCAGGACAGAGTTTTCTGTGAGCTGTTTCCTGAGCTTGTGGAG GAGATCAGAGTGAAGCAACTGACTCAGGAACACCTAAGTGTGCAAATACATCCTCATTGTTTTCCAGATGTGAAGCTTAGAGATGAAGACTTTGGCGTTCATAACGATCACGTGGCCCGACGACCCCCGGCGCGTCACCAGCCGAAGACAAACCTCAGCGGTGGACTTACAAAACTGTGTGTTATAGCTGGTTTGGTTGTGTGTGTCTACACAGTCAAGTTGGTGCTACATCATATAGGCCAGGACTGA
- the LOC127173211 gene encoding ubiquitin-conjugating enzyme E2 J2 isoform X2 produces the protein MSAGANRKASTAATRRLKQDYLRIRKDPVPYICAEPLPSNILEWHFVVRGPEKTPYEGGYYHGKLIFPQDFPFKPPSIYMITPNGRFTCNTRLCLSISDFHPDTWNPAWSVSTILTALLSFMVENIPTLGSIKTSDFTKRQLSAQSLAYNLQDRVFCELFPELVEM, from the exons ATGAGTGCGGGTGCTAATAGGAAGGCGAGTACAGCAGCAACACGTCGTCTGAAGCAGGACTACCTCAGGATTAGAAAAGACCCAGTGCCTTACATCTGTGCAGAACCTCTGCCCTCCAACATACTGGAATG GCATTTTGTTGTTCGTGGACCTGAGAAAACCCCTTATGAGG GTGGCTACTATCATGGTAAATTGATATTTCCTCAAGACTTTCCTTTTAAACCACCCAGTATTTATATGATAACCCCTAACGGGAGATTCACGTGTAACACACG GCTGTGTCTGTCCATCAGTGATTTCCATCCTGACACGTGGAATCCGGCCTGGTCCGTCTCTACAATACTCACCGCACTGCTGAGCTTCATGGTGGAAAACATTCCCACACTGGGAAGCATAAAGACGTCTGACTTCACC AAACGACAGCTGTCTGCACAGAGTTTGGCCTACAACCTGCAGGACAGAGTTTTCTGTGAGCTGTTTCCTGAGCTTGTGGAG ATGTGA